The window TAACTACATTGATCTATATAAAAAGATCACAAATCGAACATTTTCGAATTAAGCTACAAGACTTCTTcttagacaacaacaacaaaaaataaaaaatggcaGGAGGAGTTTTTGTATCagaaggaggaggtggtggaagAAGTTATGAAGGAGGAATCACAGGTTTCGTTATCATTACATGTATTGTTGCCGCCATGGGAGGTCTCCTCTTTGGTTATGACCTTGGAATCTCAGGAGGAGTGACATCGATGGAAGAATTTCTTACCAAGTTCTTCCCTCATGTAGAGAGCCAGATGAAAAAGGCGAAGCACGACACAGCTTACTGTAAATTTGATAACCAAATGCTCCAATTGTTCACTTCTTCTCTCTACATCGCAGCTCTTGTAGCTTCCTTTATGGCTTCGGTTATCACTAGGAAGTATGGACGTAAAGTCTCTATGTTTACCGGTGGACTTGCTTTCCTCATCGGTGCACTTTTCAACGCGTTTGCCATTAATGTTGCAATGCTCATAATTGGTCGACTTATGCTCGGTGTTGGTGTTGGATTTGCTAACCAGGTAAGGCATATGTTGCTTTCTTGTGTATCATCTAGATATGTGGTTTAGGTTAATATCTCAATCTTTTATActtattttttgtgtgtgcgTGCAGTCTACTCCAGTATATCTCTCGGAAATGGCTCCAGCAAAGATAAGAGGAGCTTTAAACATTGGTTTTCAAATGGCTATTACGATTGGAATCCTGGCGGCGAATATGATAAACTATGGAACATCAAAGATGGCTCAAAATGGATGGAGGGTTTCTTTAGGTTTAGCAGCTGTTCCAGCGGTTGTCATGGTGATTGGATCATTCATTTTGCCCGATACACCAAACTCGATGCTCGAGAGAGGCAAATACGACGAAGCAAAACATATGTTGAAGAAGATACGCGGAGCTGAAAACGTTGACCATGAGTTTCAAGATCTCATTGATGCCGTTGAAGCTGCCAAAAAGGTGGAGTATCCATGGAAGAACATCATGAAGAGTAAATACAGACCAGCTTTGATCTTCTGCTCGGCGATTCCCTTTTTCCAACAGATCACTGGAATCAACGTCATTATGTTCTACGCTCCTGTTCTCTTCAAGACTCTTGGTTTTGGTGACGATGCTTCTCTTATGTCCGCTGTGATAACCGGTGT is drawn from Camelina sativa cultivar DH55 chromosome 1, Cs, whole genome shotgun sequence and contains these coding sequences:
- the LOC104784849 gene encoding sugar transport protein 10-like; the protein is MAGGVFVSEGGGGGRSYEGGITGFVIITCIVAAMGGLLFGYDLGISGGVTSMEEFLTKFFPHVESQMKKAKHDTAYCKFDNQMLQLFTSSLYIAALVASFMASVITRKYGRKVSMFTGGLAFLIGALFNAFAINVAMLIIGRLMLGVGVGFANQSTPVYLSEMAPAKIRGALNIGFQMAITIGILAANMINYGTSKMAQNGWRVSLGLAAVPAVVMVIGSFILPDTPNSMLERGKYDEAKHMLKKIRGAENVDHEFQDLIDAVEAAKKVEYPWKNIMKSKYRPALIFCSAIPFFQQITGINVIMFYAPVLFKTLGFGDDASLMSAVITGVVNMLSTIVSIYAVDKYGRRLLFLEGGIQMFICQLLVGSFIGAKFGTTGIGTLTPETADWILAFICVYVAGFAWSWGPLGWLVPSEICPLEIRPAGQAINVSVNMFFTFLIGQFFLTMLCHMKFGLFYFFASMVAVMTVFIYFLLPETRDVPIEEMGRVWKQHWFWKKYIPDDAIVGGHDDDNNTKPM